A region of the Manduca sexta isolate Smith_Timp_Sample1 unplaced genomic scaffold, JHU_Msex_v1.0 HiC_scaffold_2220, whole genome shotgun sequence genome:
acaaaattgtgtAAGATACAAGAAATCCTATTTTAACTTGATGTTCTATTGCAGGAAATCCTCTTTGGATACTTGAATGCTCTTATTACTGATTTAGGCTACGAGGTAGTCCCCGATGAGCCAGTGACGAGGACTTTGAACAGATTCTTCGCCTTAACCTTTGCTTGTAACATTGGACACGAAGGTTGCGTCCGTGACGCTGCACAAAAATTCAATGCTCTGAGAACCTCTGGTGCCaggtatttcaaaattgttattgaaCTTTACTTGGAAGTAATCTAAAAGCGACATTCAATTTAGATCTGTATTTCGTTCATCATTGGGTTTATTAAAACCCCTAATCTTGATTATAGGATATTTATTGATTTGGAGGCAAAAATCATGAAgacgtatgtatgtaaaatgtaacaatTGAACTCAATACTTGATCTACGACAATATCTATCTTAAAAGAAGCCGTTAATCTTAATACAAATATGCTTATTCCTATTATAAGGGACGTAACATAGCTGCCAAAATGCCTTATACTGTATTATACTCTGTCTACCCTTAAAAAgaggaaaaggcgtgatgtatgcaTTATCTTAGTGTAATAACATCGCGTGACTTATAGTTATTTGTTGATCAGCAAAATCTAATCATGTAAAGTAACGGTAATAAATTAGGACAGGAAATTGACTCTGCCTTTACGGGTACAAGAATAATGCTTTTTTCCTTGTGTTTCATGTTATTTATGTTAGCCAAAGATGAAGGATATTATCTTTATATCCTAGTATATTAGCTAGTAGTTATCAATAACACAAATCTAATGAGAAAAGTAGCCTTGGATAATCTCAAAAATCGCAGTCGCTATATACAATAACTAGTGTTAATAAGTTAGTATTTACAAATTGCTTATAAAATGGTTTGGGCGGAAACATGATTTTCGAAAATGAGTCGTAACGCGTAAGGATGTAATTCATTTTCGATGTCTATGCGTATACATAAAGACTAACTGACTGACtggactggatgcataaagctactgctttatgcatccagtccaGTCAGTCAGTTAGTAATGTAAAATAGCATCATTAAttatcagcccgttgcagtctactgactgcaacgggctgataaTGAATATACCAGAATATATGCATATACCAGAACTATAGAAAGGGGGACAATGGAATAAGATAGTTTCCTCACCATAAATGTAGTGCGTCAATGTCATcaattatatgaattaatttacagAGTAAACCCTAACCTGAGACGCCATGTCTTCTGCACCGGTCTTCGCAAAGGTGGATACGAGGATTGGCGATTCCTATACGAGAGAAGACGCAATTCCAACAACCAGGCTGATGACCTTGCCATGCTTAGAGCTCTCGGTTGCACCACTGACAACAGGGCTAGACAAGAGTAagccaaaatttattttttattgtcaagtATTTATGGTGCCGTTGGTTAGTAAGGATGATTGTTTGTTAATGCTGTTAATACGTTATCGGTATTTCAATTTTACTCAGTCCTTTAGTATTTTAAAGCTCATAAGAGACAAGATCGATTgtcatattaaatgtttttgtgtaaaatgtacTTACTATGCCGTCTAAAAATTCCGTGTAACACTTAATTTTGCTAGATTAAATTAAAGTACTAATACACGCATGAGTACCACCTAGGTCAAAACGATTGCGTAGGTTCCAACCGATAAAGAATTATTCCCCGATAGATAACCGTCATTACCATCTATCAGGTACTTGGAGATGATACTGACGGATGAGGTGAAGGCCCAAGACACAGTGAATGCATTCACTTTCTTCTACATGGGAGACAGGAGTAATGCCAGAGTGGCCTTAGAGTTCTTGAAACCAAGAGTAGAACAAGTCAGACAAGCGTAAGTATTTATGATTTTGCGCACTTCGTTTctgagttttatttacatttaatcaAAGTTCCTGTAGTCTCTCTTGTGGTTTATTAAAGTCTATTATATGTTTATCCATAAAATGCTTTATCTGTACGTTATATAATCTATTTAGTAATTTGTAGTTttgattttaacaaataatttccaCACATCCTCACAACTTACATATATAAGTCTGATCCTCACGGACTTTGTAATTCTTTCAACAATCTGAACTTATCCAGAGATGGAGCCTCTCGCTAGTTGACAATTAACTACAAATgcataaaatttagttttataagcaTTATCTAGCTATTgacaatatcattattattttacagtgTTGTGCTTCCTGCTTGGTTTGACAGCGTATTGTCAAATCTCGCATCTTACTTGGACGAAGAAGGCTTGCAAGATGTAagtatatctataaaatatagatttatttttttattctgtcaCATTCTATCtctgtttatttacataatatttcacgAAAACCGTAAGTGCATGCTTGGGTAATCAACTAGAACTATTATTAAGAGGGTTGAGGTTTTTAgggttgaaataaaataatgatttattttgaacccgtaaaatgttaaacattatttagatttcgtcaTAATTAACTCTAATACCAGTTCGGAAAACAGTtcttaccagagaagaacgagCAAGAAACTCTGTTGTtcttatcaaaatcagtttaaggtataaactacagtgcacgatacagagaagaaaaaaattttttttattgttatttagagcagttcatttatatgcttgcaaaataagtaataaattaattttaaatttccgttTGAGTACAACCCCCTCAATaatcatgaaatattatattatgcagaCCTGAGAAACCACGCCTTATGGGTCGGTACTTTTGAAATTTGTATGGTTAAATGGATCCTGTAAAGACGTTTTTTTTACAGATGGAACAATGGCTGAACGCAAACCGCGACACCATTCCTAACTACAACGTAGGTTTAAGCGCCATCAGCTCTACCAGGGCTAACATGAGATGGGGAACTCAGAATGCGAACATAGTCCTTACAGCCGCCCGAGGTGCTGCTGTCGTGGTGCTGCCAACTACGATGCTGTTCTTGTCTACATTGTTTGCTCTGctattgaaataatactttaaagaaatatacgaataaagtaattttgttttatttttattttctataatgcATACTAAGTCACGACAAGATGGAAAAAATGTAAGTGTTTAACATTTTAGAGAGTGATAATTCAAACTGAAAAtactcatttttttaaaagtgtcAAAAGGCGGAtagatttgtatttaaaaatgattgttatattatgtatatgtatattaataattaaataaataagtgacaTTCCAAtgtcacttatttatttaataagtgacATTGAATAGTAAAAGTACCACAGGAGTCCACTACTTTGTccttttctagaataaaaactACCCTAAATCTTGTTTGCTTTTTACAAATGTTAGGTTACTAAAGTTacgttgattaaaattaaaaaaatatatcaccgCCTACAGAAACACTTACACAAAtattcaccaaccaaccgaccagtactctttacaaatattaggatactaaagctatttttattaaaataaaaaaaaaaatatcaccgCCTACAAGAACACTCACATATTTCATCAACCAATGACTATCAACACCGATTGCCCCGGTCTGTCAACGCtgagtgtttttatagcaaaagtgtcacaaatacgaataaaatatttataggctAACACAAACTAACGCATTTAAGAAATTGTAAGATGCTCAATTGTTCAGCCATTATGAAAAATTACACTTACGTGCTAcatgctaaatacttttattattgcatCGTTAGAAAGACAAAGCTAAATTataagctaataataataaaacataatgaaaatctatatatacaacAAATGTTCAATTGCTTGTAATCGCAAGGTCGGATATTGTGAAAATAGTTGTATCGCCTACATTTTGCGATAAGATAATGTCTAACGAAATTCTTCATCCAAGGTCAAGAATTATTTAagatacaattaataataataatatttttatattgtaaataaccgaattttgtaattatatcaatGATTACATATACCAAGAATTTCGTTAACAATTATTTGAATGGTTACaaataacaagttattaaaaacaaaaaataacatatttacccAAACTACGTTAggcctgtaccttgggataccagaaaaattaaattgggaagacttataaataattgttgatgTATTTATCGTCGCCACTGTCAGGctaccttcattttaatattgtaacacTAGACTTTCCCTTTCTACGCATAAACTATCAAACTATATTATTAGGTCCCATTGGAtacagaaaagtcagaggtgtgtgcccttgaaatttgaacctgcggacattcgtctcggcagaccgttccatacccaactaggctgtcgtcggctgacttttctaaaatcatgtgtgtattctttgtgaatttatcgttcgctttaacggtgaaggaaaacatcgtgaggaaacctgcccATCTGAAaagttcctctgtaggaatttcgatggtgtgtgaagtctaccaatccgcactaggccagcgtggtggactaaggcctaatccctctcagtagtagaggaggcccgcgctcagcagtgggcaaagtatatacttaatacagggctgatattattattattattggatacAGAAGGGGAGATTTTCCTAAATCGTCGTTAAGTGCAgatatgtttgattttttttttgtgtaggtACGACAAGGTGacctactgcatctgatggtaagtggagtgaggtccaatacaaagtcgattgacgagagatgattgtccTTCGACATTCGACACAAATATACCGGCCTGTTAAAccgaatatatacaggctgatcccggaacgctacacacttacgtgggccactacggtgggttttaacaccttgtgtaccgtggtcgctcTTTGGcccctaaaaaaaaaaaatgtaacactaATCATAGTGAATCTtgaatctatttatatttaattacacctACTATGTTTGATACTTTACCACACCtgctttatataatacatgCCTCTTCCCTTTTATGTACGCAGAAGTGTTATCGGACCTTTCCCAGTCTCTATTAGGTCCCATGAAATAGTGGAGAGCCTATTGCAATTTACTGGGCAAAATTATATGTACGAGACTAGTAATCACAGCACGAATATCGTAAACAACACTTTTATATCACCGAGGCGGTATGCCAGTGATGAAGGGCCAATATAACGAGATTCTTGCAAGTTTCCCTTTACGTCGAATTtctataaatctaattatcataagacCGATTTACacacagcatttatgcatacttATATATTGTGCCGGGTTCCTTTTCGCCACTGcagtatataaatttacaaatatatagtactacataaaaaaacttatatagTTAAAACAACTCATGGTAAATTGAAACTATATAAACGCACGCACGCAATTTTGTGCCGCGTCTGGTGTAACAAATCGCTAGCGTTTACGGGCTTTAAGGAATAGACATTTTTGGGTACTGCCGCGGTTATCTCCGGGGTTACTCTGCTAACgatgtacaagcgatccccggcttagcaaacacggcagtcccaatgaaggtttggtgggccctaccgctattaCTGAGGGTGCCAGTACGCTGGCAACCCGCAGCTATTCGATCacggggcccgggaggaagaagggagggatagagggaaggaagagaagaggaaggagtaggAGTATGTTAGGATGGTAGGAACGGAGAGGGTggggagatgttcgcgaacccttataggcctcaatatgtatttggcaaccaagaggtatacacattacgctgtgtgcctagagtcgcggccTAATTTTCCCCCAtgtatgggcgtgcattcggtgtgaagacgcagcgcacaagaattacctcggggggggggggggggggaaggAATAGACACTGGCTGGGATGACTTTTATGCaacacagtaaatattttagtctgacattaaaatatcttataagcaaataaaaaaacgcCTTCGCATCATGACAGACGTCGTTCACATCATAAAAATCCTagctataaaattttgttatatttattcaggttattttaatgaaaaaaagtcTTGTTAGTActtttgttgttaaatattattgttgaaatTTTTTACTGTTTGTAAAGTTAGGTGTAAAATGATAGTTGAATAAGTAAGCGaagaaaaccttttaaaaagttacattCCTTTCCAGAATCGTCTAAATAAATACTGTATCTCTCAATACGTCTATGATATTAGAGTATGATGTATTGCACAAACAGCTTGGAAAAATGCGTGCCATCCAGCCTACTATCCAATTCACAAATTcagagtaaattttatttgcctttatcgtttataagacctaaagaaaatagtactaatattattatttgggaGCGTAGATTACATTGTGACTTTtgtttggtcggcttatatattttttttattgctttgaatgacaagacaagAGTACAGTTGACGGTAAACGATaagcccataaatagtagaaacaccatcaaacaccttgaataataAAGCATTGTTTAGTATTacactgcggtcgccatcctgagacgtgagatgttaagtcttattatgtccagtagttacactggctacaatatccttcaaaccggaacataacagtaacgacacactgctgcttggcggcagaaataaacaatttatatgacAAGTAGTATTTACTTTCAGTTATGAAAGAGGCCCTTAAATTCCTAAAGAacattctagccagtgtaaatactggactcTATAACTTCCAAAATCTAATATTTCGGGGTGACGAGGGCAGTGCTGTGCAAATCAAATTCCAAGtgatttctaatatttataattatgtcgcTAACAATAGTCTAGTAACTTACTCGTATCGTCATTTCAAAAATTTATTGATTCCTTTCTAACCTAATTCCGGCGATGGCGGCCATTCTTGACGGAGATCAGCTAGGTACTCAGGAAATATTAtggtgcataagtgtgtgcgcaatacacaggtatactctctgttctttcactcttaTAGTACAGTGAGACGTTTATCAACATGtccggagagagatcaagcgAAGGACCAatgctttacgtgctttccgaggcaagGCTGTCGTACCTCCACCTTTCTCTCTCCGAGCtgcaattgaatatttttttaagacggAAAAATCCAGTCAAAATTATTTCGGCCCTACCTGGAATTCAAA
Encoded here:
- the LOC119192004 gene encoding membrane alanyl aminopeptidase-like, translated to NSFVYLCSGIYRVNYDTQNWQLIAAALSKNVSDIHHLNRAQIVDDVFALMRSGRMTYDLGFQVLDFLKKDTSYYSWYPAITGFTWLRNRFLHMPDVLAEFDEILFGYLNALITDLGYEVVPDEPVTRTLNRFFALTFACNIGHEGCVRDAAQKFNALRTSGARVNPNLRRHVFCTGLRKGGYEDWRFLYERRRNSNNQADDLAMLRALGCTTDNRARQEYLEMILTDEVKAQDTVNAFTFFYMGDRSNARVALEFLKPRVEQVRQAVVLPAWFDSVLSNLASYLDEEGLQDMEQWLNANRDTIPNYNVGLSAISSTRANMRWGTQNANIVLTAARGAAVVVLPTTMLFLSTLFALLLK